In Bacteroidota bacterium, a single window of DNA contains:
- the galB gene encoding beta-galactosidase GalB has protein sequence MKTILIKIASCLIAAVLFTGLASFVISGTACASDTRRADDFSKNWKFHLGDVVNGQAILFDDAQWRALDVPHDWSIEGEFNKDNPATVGGGALPGGIGWYRKSFSVPAADKDKLVFIEFDGVYRNSEVWINGHYLGKRPYGYITFQYEMTPFLKFGGEHNVVAVKVDNSQQPNSRWYSGSGIYRNVRLVTVDPVHVDHWGTYVTTPEVTPRSAKVSIKIRTRNSSEQDQALTVRTVIIDGDGKKAGEAESKTTSRKMSVSEVSEELTVANPVVWTLDSPRMYTAVTTIECNGKICDEYETPFGIRTFNFDVDKGFSLNGKSMKINGVCDHHDLGCLGSAVNKRALERQLEILKGMGCNAIRTSHNPPAPELLDLCDRMGFIVMDEAFDMWKEKKTEFDYSLDWDTWHKQDLTDMILRDRNHPSVFIWSIGNEIVEQWDRQDSSGIAIARELGGIVRSLDTTRPITSALNNPVPSNPLYRSGALDLVGNNYNIDKYPDFPKNFPGKKFIATETVSALATRGHYDMPSDSIRRWPTRWDVPFNGGNVDNTCSAYDNCSAPWGSTQEETWKVIKKYDFLSGQFIWTGFDYIGEPTPYGWPSRSSYFGIIDLAGFPKDVYYMYQSEWTNKPMLHIFPHWNWKKGDTVDVWAYSNCDEVELFLNGKSLGAKRKAGDELHLVWRVPFVPGTLKAVSRTGGKEMLTQEIRTAGAPAMVVLEADHRMIAADGKDLSFITVKIVDQAGVLVPNADNLVHFTVSGEGRIAGVDNGLETSHESFKAHERKAYNGLCLAVLQSTDKAGTITVRATSDGLTESSIAIDSK, from the coding sequence ATGAAGACAATTCTAATCAAGATCGCCTCATGCCTTATTGCGGCCGTTCTCTTCACCGGTCTTGCCTCATTCGTAATCTCCGGCACCGCGTGTGCGTCGGACACGCGAAGGGCCGACGACTTCTCTAAAAACTGGAAATTTCATCTTGGCGATGTTGTCAACGGCCAAGCTATCCTCTTCGACGATGCGCAATGGCGTGCGCTTGATGTGCCGCACGACTGGAGCATTGAGGGGGAGTTCAATAAAGACAATCCTGCTACCGTGGGAGGAGGGGCGCTCCCGGGGGGTATCGGGTGGTACCGTAAGTCTTTTTCAGTGCCGGCGGCAGACAAAGACAAGTTGGTTTTCATTGAGTTCGACGGCGTTTATCGGAACAGCGAGGTTTGGATCAACGGGCATTACCTCGGCAAACGGCCGTACGGATACATCACGTTTCAGTATGAGATGACTCCGTTCTTAAAATTCGGCGGCGAACACAACGTCGTTGCGGTGAAAGTGGATAATTCGCAGCAGCCGAATTCGCGCTGGTATTCCGGTTCCGGAATTTACAGGAATGTGAGGCTCGTGACCGTCGATCCGGTGCATGTGGACCATTGGGGGACATACGTGACGACGCCGGAGGTGACGCCCCGATCGGCAAAAGTTTCGATCAAGATTCGCACTCGGAACAGCTCGGAGCAAGATCAGGCGTTGACGGTCAGGACTGTCATCATTGACGGGGATGGAAAGAAGGCCGGCGAAGCGGAATCGAAGACGACGAGCAGAAAGATGTCTGTTTCTGAAGTTTCCGAGGAACTCACCGTTGCCAATCCCGTCGTATGGACGCTCGACAGTCCGCGGATGTATACTGCAGTCACAACGATCGAATGCAACGGAAAAATCTGCGACGAATATGAAACGCCGTTCGGCATCCGGACCTTCAACTTCGACGTTGACAAAGGGTTCTCGCTTAACGGAAAATCGATGAAGATCAACGGCGTCTGCGACCATCATGACCTGGGATGTCTCGGATCGGCGGTCAACAAACGAGCGCTCGAACGCCAGCTTGAGATCTTGAAAGGGATGGGATGCAACGCCATCAGGACGTCCCACAATCCCCCGGCGCCTGAGCTCCTCGATCTCTGCGACAGGATGGGATTCATCGTCATGGATGAAGCATTCGACATGTGGAAGGAAAAGAAGACGGAGTTCGATTATTCGCTGGATTGGGATACGTGGCATAAGCAGGACCTCACCGATATGATCCTCCGCGACCGCAACCATCCGAGCGTCTTCATCTGGAGCATCGGAAATGAAATTGTGGAGCAATGGGACAGGCAGGACAGCAGCGGGATAGCGATCGCGCGCGAACTCGGAGGGATCGTACGATCGCTCGACACGACCCGGCCTATCACTTCGGCGCTCAACAACCCTGTTCCTTCCAACCCGCTTTACCGCTCGGGGGCGCTCGATCTGGTCGGCAACAACTACAATATCGACAAGTACCCCGACTTTCCGAAAAATTTTCCGGGAAAGAAATTCATTGCCACCGAAACAGTCTCCGCGTTGGCAACGCGCGGCCATTATGACATGCCGTCCGACAGCATCAGACGATGGCCGACCAGGTGGGATGTTCCTTTCAACGGCGGAAACGTCGACAACACCTGTTCCGCGTACGACAACTGCAGCGCTCCCTGGGGCTCGACCCAGGAAGAGACGTGGAAGGTCATCAAAAAGTACGATTTCCTCTCCGGCCAGTTTATCTGGACGGGATTCGACTATATCGGAGAGCCGACGCCGTACGGGTGGCCGTCGCGCAGCTCATATTTCGGCATCATCGACCTCGCTGGTTTTCCGAAAGACGTCTATTATATGTATCAGAGCGAATGGACGAACAAACCGATGCTCCATATTTTTCCGCATTGGAATTGGAAAAAGGGGGATACAGTCGACGTGTGGGCATACAGCAACTGCGATGAGGTCGAATTATTCCTGAACGGGAAGTCGCTCGGCGCGAAACGGAAAGCCGGCGACGAACTCCATCTGGTATGGAGAGTACCCTTCGTGCCCGGGACGTTGAAAGCCGTAAGCCGCACCGGCGGAAAAGAGATGCTCACGCAGGAGATCAGGACCGCGGGTGCGCCTGCAATGGTCGTTTTGGAGGCCGATCACCGGATGATCGCCGCGGACGGCAAAGACCTTTCATTCATCACGGTGAAGATTGTCGACCAGGCAGGGGTGCTCGTCCCAAACGCGGACAACCTTGTTCATTTTACAGTCTCGGGGGAAGGGAGAATTGCCGGCGTTGACAACGGACTCGAGACAAGCCACGAATCCTTCAAGGCTCACGAGAGAAAAGCGTACAACGGCCTCTGCCTTGCGGTACTTCAGTCGACAGATAAAGCGGGGACCATTACTGTAAGAGCAACATCCGACGGCCTTACGGAATCGTCGATCGCTATTGACTCGAAATAG
- the pepF gene encoding oligoendopeptidase F: MHPLTIVAVSLFGFLAAESQAAVAQERDRAKIPDRDKWNLTDIYPSDDAWRAAKEKLVKEIPGIKKFQGTLGSSAESLLGCLEFGSTLTKEYSRLASYASMSSDQDTRDSKYLAMKQEMSQVGSTIGAAAAFIEPEILKISRATVEGFMKKEKKLGVYRHYLDDILRRQAHTGSEGEEKIIADAGLMADGPESIFNVFSNADFPYPELVLSNGTTVKLDQAGFSLYRTSANRDDRKKVFASFFGAMKKFQTTYGAELAANVNKDMFYMKARGYSSSLESALDANNIPVQVYHSLVDNVNANLATFHRYLKLRKRILGVDTLHYYDLYAPLLKGVELKYSLDESKQNVLASLAPLGDEYLSVTKKAFSERWIDVYPTDGKRSGAYSNGSAYDVHPFMLLNYNGKYDDMSTLAHELGHTMQSYFSNKTQPYPTADYPIFVAEVASTFNEALLIDHMLKTIQNDTVKLSLLGKYLEGIKGTVFRQTQFAEFELRIHDLAEHGTALTGDKLNEVYMEITKKYYGHDKGICIVDDEVQSEWSYIPHFYYNFYVYQYATAFTASCALSEQVLAGDKAETKRYLDFLSAGGSAYPIELLKNAGVDMTTSVPFQLTMKKMNRVMDEMEEILARMGK, from the coding sequence ATGCATCCTTTGACCATTGTGGCTGTTTCTCTTTTCGGTTTTTTGGCGGCGGAATCCCAGGCAGCCGTTGCTCAGGAACGGGACAGGGCTAAAATTCCGGACCGGGATAAATGGAATCTCACCGATATTTATCCTTCCGATGACGCATGGAGAGCGGCCAAGGAGAAGCTTGTAAAAGAAATCCCGGGGATAAAAAAATTTCAGGGGACACTCGGTTCGTCCGCAGAGAGCCTGCTCGGGTGTTTGGAGTTCGGAAGCACGCTGACGAAAGAATATTCGCGGCTTGCTTCCTATGCCTCGATGAGCTCGGACCAGGATACCCGGGATTCCAAATACTTGGCGATGAAACAGGAAATGAGCCAGGTTGGTTCGACCATCGGAGCGGCTGCCGCGTTCATCGAGCCTGAGATCCTCAAGATCAGCCGGGCGACCGTTGAGGGATTCATGAAGAAGGAAAAGAAGCTTGGTGTCTATCGTCACTATCTCGACGATATTCTGCGGCGTCAGGCGCACACGGGAAGCGAGGGGGAAGAAAAGATCATCGCCGATGCCGGACTGATGGCCGACGGTCCCGAAAGCATTTTCAATGTTTTTTCGAACGCCGATTTTCCGTATCCGGAATTGGTATTGAGCAACGGCACCACGGTGAAGCTCGACCAGGCCGGGTTCAGCCTTTACAGAACCTCGGCGAACCGTGACGACCGTAAAAAAGTCTTCGCCTCCTTTTTCGGGGCGATGAAAAAATTCCAGACGACGTACGGGGCCGAGCTCGCCGCGAACGTGAACAAGGACATGTTCTACATGAAAGCGCGCGGGTATAGCTCATCCCTGGAAAGCGCGCTGGATGCCAATAATATTCCCGTGCAGGTTTATCACAGCCTGGTCGACAACGTCAACGCCAACCTCGCGACATTCCATCGCTACCTGAAACTGCGCAAGAGAATTCTCGGTGTCGATACCCTTCACTACTACGATCTGTATGCCCCGCTGCTCAAGGGGGTCGAGCTGAAGTATTCACTCGATGAGTCGAAACAGAACGTCCTTGCTTCACTCGCTCCACTCGGCGATGAATATCTTTCGGTGACGAAGAAGGCATTTTCGGAACGATGGATCGACGTGTATCCGACTGACGGGAAGCGGAGCGGGGCATACTCCAACGGCTCGGCATACGACGTCCACCCGTTCATGCTTCTCAACTATAACGGCAAGTACGACGACATGAGCACGCTTGCCCATGAGCTCGGCCATACGATGCAGAGCTACTTTTCGAACAAGACACAACCCTATCCCACGGCCGACTATCCGATCTTCGTGGCAGAAGTGGCGTCGACCTTCAATGAAGCATTGCTCATCGATCATATGTTGAAGACAATTCAGAACGACACGGTGAAGCTGTCGCTGCTTGGGAAGTACCTGGAGGGGATCAAGGGGACGGTCTTCCGGCAGACGCAGTTCGCAGAATTCGAGCTTCGCATTCACGACCTTGCAGAACACGGCACGGCGCTGACGGGCGACAAGCTCAACGAAGTTTATATGGAGATCACAAAAAAATATTACGGGCACGACAAAGGCATCTGCATCGTGGACGACGAAGTTCAGTCCGAGTGGAGCTATATCCCGCACTTTTACTATAACTTCTACGTCTATCAATACGCCACGGCATTCACGGCGTCATGCGCGCTTTCGGAGCAAGTGCTGGCGGGAGATAAAGCGGAGACCAAACGCTATCTTGATTTTCTTTCCGCCGGCGGGTCCGCTTACCCGATAGAGCTGCTGAAAAATGCGGGGGTGGACATGACCACTTCGGTTCCATTCCAGCTGACAATGAAGAAGATGAATCGCGTGATGGACGAAATGGAAGAAATACTTGCCCGTATGGGAAAATAG
- a CDS encoding efflux RND transporter periplasmic adaptor subunit, protein MKRTFLNTVLIGTLVVVSCKQEQPPPPPPVPVNLLTVKAQPVTYYDRYTATTVALNQVNILPEVQGYITGIYFKEGSHVKRGQKLYDIDRRIYEDNYNTAAANANVAEGNLKQAQQDADRYQYLNNNKAVAKQLYDHAMIALENSRNAYKSALEALKIAKTNLAYSEITAPFDGTVGFSMVKLGDLVSVGQTVLITISTDDPMAVDFLINEKQLAFFNNLQNANHQVIDSLFTLILPNGSLYSYTGSLSVIDRAVNPQTGAIRIRLLFPNPQLSLRVGMSCVVRVHNQDSVAQMLIPNRAVVEEMGEYFVYLVKDSVMSGGDQTGGKSPGASDPRFIALQKKVHLGAVIGPDVIIKDGIKEGDDIITDGIQSLHNGSPVAPSGGHSAPHGGKPNAQ, encoded by the coding sequence ATGAAGAGAACATTTCTTAATACAGTTTTGATCGGTACTCTTGTCGTTGTCTCGTGCAAACAGGAACAGCCCCCTCCTCCTCCGCCTGTTCCGGTGAATCTGCTTACCGTAAAAGCGCAGCCGGTGACGTATTATGACCGGTACACGGCAACGACGGTGGCACTGAACCAGGTAAACATCCTTCCCGAAGTGCAAGGCTATATTACTGGCATCTACTTTAAGGAAGGAAGCCACGTCAAACGGGGACAAAAGCTGTACGACATCGACCGGCGCATTTACGAAGACAACTACAATACTGCCGCGGCAAACGCGAACGTTGCGGAAGGAAACCTGAAGCAGGCCCAGCAGGACGCCGACCGTTATCAGTATTTAAATAACAATAAAGCCGTGGCGAAGCAATTGTACGACCATGCGATGATCGCCCTGGAAAACTCGCGCAATGCATACAAGTCCGCGCTCGAGGCTCTCAAGATTGCCAAGACGAATTTGGCATACTCCGAGATCACGGCCCCGTTCGATGGGACCGTCGGATTCAGCATGGTGAAACTCGGCGATCTTGTCAGCGTCGGACAAACAGTCCTCATTACGATCTCCACCGACGACCCGATGGCGGTGGATTTTCTGATCAACGAGAAACAGCTCGCATTCTTTAACAACCTTCAAAACGCGAATCACCAAGTAATTGATTCGTTGTTCACGCTTATCCTCCCGAATGGTTCCCTGTATTCCTACACGGGATCTCTTTCTGTGATCGACCGCGCCGTCAATCCCCAGACGGGCGCGATCAGGATCCGGCTGTTGTTTCCCAACCCGCAGCTTTCGCTCCGAGTCGGCATGAGCTGCGTTGTGCGCGTTCACAATCAGGATTCGGTCGCCCAGATGCTGATTCCGAACAGAGCCGTCGTGGAAGAGATGGGCGAATATTTTGTGTATCTCGTCAAGGATAGCGTAATGAGCGGCGGAGATCAAACCGGCGGAAAATCGCCGGGCGCTTCCGACCCGCGGTTCATTGCGCTTCAAAAGAAGGTCCATCTCGGCGCTGTCATCGGGCCCGACGTGATCATCAAGGACGGAATCAAAGAAGGGGACGACATCATCACAGACGGCATCCAATCGTTGCATAATGGCTCTCCGGTCGCTCCTTCCGGCGGGCATTCTGCTCCGCACGGAGGCAAGCCAAACGCACAGTAG
- a CDS encoding TolC family protein, translated as MKFRTGKKTYLRPGCVNKSYRWANEISVIKEPKKKDRLAGWFLLFAVIVTFPVTSYPQIKARTDSSQVFTLDQCIRYALQHQPRLNQSIVNTAITKATNAINLSGWLPQLDLAGSMVHYTQLLTTLVPNPVPGGAPIPTHTGVANTAIPQLTASQTIFEPQLYYAAASAPLLTKESEQVTDSEKIFVVSTVSKSFYNLLLTLEEINVLKEDTARLARTIVDTHSQFVGGIVDETDYQQAVITLNNSKAQLRQEVENVVPEYAALKQLMGFPPEKNFHVTFDTAQMMREIYSDTTKPLVYENRIEYQQLQTERQLQHQQTVASELAYLPTVSVFYDYYYEYESPAASTLFKGAYPYSYFGLSFNFPIFTGLSRIESVQRSQLEEENVNWEEMNLKSQIYSEYTSALASYKSNLYNLRLLNDNKDRAQSVYRVVSLQYNQGIVAYLNLIVAESNLISAEIGYIDALFQLLSSKIDLEKARGEIPVRY; from the coding sequence GTGAAATTCAGAACAGGGAAGAAAACGTACCTGAGGCCGGGTTGTGTAAATAAGAGTTATCGATGGGCAAATGAAATTTCTGTCATAAAAGAGCCAAAGAAGAAAGACAGACTCGCAGGGTGGTTTCTCTTATTCGCAGTCATTGTTACCTTCCCGGTCACTTCCTATCCTCAAATCAAAGCCAGAACTGATTCATCCCAGGTATTCACGCTCGACCAGTGCATTCGTTACGCATTGCAGCATCAGCCGCGCCTGAATCAGTCCATCGTCAATACGGCAATAACGAAGGCGACGAACGCTATCAACCTGTCAGGCTGGCTTCCTCAGCTCGACCTTGCGGGGAGCATGGTTCACTATACCCAGCTGCTGACGACACTGGTGCCGAATCCGGTACCCGGCGGGGCACCGATCCCGACACACACGGGGGTTGCCAATACGGCGATTCCGCAACTCACTGCTTCGCAGACAATTTTCGAACCTCAGCTGTACTATGCAGCTGCATCAGCGCCGTTGCTGACGAAAGAATCGGAACAGGTCACCGACAGCGAGAAAATTTTCGTTGTCTCGACCGTCAGCAAATCATTCTACAATCTCTTGCTGACACTCGAGGAGATCAACGTGCTGAAGGAAGATACTGCTCGCCTGGCGCGGACGATTGTCGATACCCACAGCCAATTTGTAGGAGGGATCGTCGATGAAACGGATTACCAGCAGGCCGTCATCACGCTCAACAACTCCAAGGCGCAGTTAAGGCAGGAGGTTGAGAATGTCGTTCCGGAATATGCCGCGCTGAAACAGCTCATGGGATTTCCGCCCGAGAAGAATTTTCACGTGACGTTCGATACGGCGCAAATGATGCGCGAGATCTATTCCGACACGACAAAGCCGTTGGTGTATGAAAACAGGATCGAGTACCAGCAGCTTCAAACGGAGCGGCAGCTTCAGCATCAACAGACCGTGGCAAGCGAGCTTGCGTACCTGCCGACGGTGTCCGTGTTCTACGATTACTACTATGAATACGAAAGCCCGGCAGCGTCGACCCTTTTCAAGGGGGCATACCCGTATTCGTATTTTGGATTGTCGTTCAATTTTCCGATCTTTACGGGACTCTCCCGGATAGAATCTGTGCAGCGGTCGCAATTGGAGGAGGAGAATGTCAACTGGGAAGAGATGAATCTGAAGTCGCAGATCTACTCCGAGTACACTTCTGCCCTGGCAAGCTATAAGAGCAATCTGTACAACCTTCGTCTGCTGAACGATAATAAAGACAGAGCACAAAGCGTTTACCGCGTTGTCTCGCTTCAGTATAATCAAGGCATCGTCGCCTATCTCAATCTTATTGTTGCGGAATCGAACCTCATCTCGGCGGAAATTGGATATATCGATGCGCTTTTCCAGCTTCTGTCGAGCAAGATCGATCTTGAAAAAGCGAGGGGCGAAATTCCGGTGCGCTATTAA